Proteins encoded in a region of the Diabrotica virgifera virgifera chromosome 4, PGI_DIABVI_V3a genome:
- the LOC114335830 gene encoding 26S proteasome regulatory subunit 7, with the protein MPDHLGDDMRKIKEQKEEPEKEIKALDEGDIALLKTYGQGQYTKTIKTCEEDIQTIIKRVNELTGIKESDTGLAPPALWDLAADKQTLQNEQPLQVARCTKIINADTDDPKYIINVKQFAKFVVDLADSVAPTDIEEGMRVGVDRNKYQIHIPLPPKIDPTVTMMQVEEKPDVTYSDVGGCKEQIEKLREVVETPLLHPEKFVKLGIEPPKGVLLFGPPGTGKTLCARAVANRTDACFIRVIGSELVQKYVGEGARMVRELFEMARSKKACLIFFDEIDAIGGARFDDGAGGDNEVQRTMLELINQLDGFDPRGNIKVLMATNRPDTLDPALMRPGRLDRKVEFGLPDLEGRTHIFKIHARSMSVERDIRFELLARLCPNSTGAEIRSVCTEAGMFAIRARRKVATEKDFLEAVNKVIKSYAKFSATPRYMTYN; encoded by the exons ATGCCGGACCATTTAGGAGATGATATGCGAAAAATAAAAGAACAGAAAGAGGAGCCCGAAAAGGAAATTAAAG CCCTGGATGAAGGTGATATAGCACTTCTTAAAACCTAT GGACAAGGGCAATACACAAAGACAATTAAAACATGTGAAGAAGATATCCAAACGATaatcaaaagagtaaatgaattaactGGTATAAAAGAATCTGATACTGGTTTAGCTCCACCAGCTTTATGGGATTTGGCAGCTGACAAACAAACCTTACAAAATGAGCAACCCTTACAAGTGGCCCGTTGTACGAAAATTATCAACGCTGATACAGATGATCCCAAATACATTATAAACGTTAAACAGTTTGCCAAATTCGTAGTAGATTTGGCAGACTCTGTGGCCcctacagacatagaagaaggcATGAGAGTTGG aGTCGACCGAAATAAGTATCAAATTCATATTCCTCTACCTCCAAAAATTGATCCCACTGTGACTATGATGCAAGTTGAGGAGAAGCCTGATGTTACATACAGTGATGTTGGTGGCTGCAAGGAACAAATTGAAAAGTTGAGAGAAGTTGTTGAAACACCTTTACTCCAT CCTGAAAAATTTGTAAAACTTGGTATTGAACCACCAAAAGGCGTTCTCCTTTTTGGCCCCCCTGGAACTGGTAAAACTCTTTGTGCTAGAGCAGTAGCCAATAGAACAGATGCCTGCTTTATTCGTGTAATTGGTTCTGAACTGGTTCAGAAGTACGTAGGAGAGGGAGCAAGAATGGTTAGAGAACTTTTCGAAATGGCTAGGTCTAAGAAGGCCTGCTTGATATTCTTTGATGAAATTGATGCCATTGGTGGAGCCAGATTTGATGATGGCGCTGGAGGTGATAACGAG GTACAACGTACTATGTTAGAACTTATCAATCAGTTGGATGGTTTTGATCCTAGAGGTAACATTAAAGTACTTATGGCTACAAATCGTCCAGATACTCTAGATCCTGCCCTTATGAGACCTGGTCGTTTGGATCGTAAAGTTGAATTTGGACTTCCAGACCTTGAAGGAAGAACTCATATTTTCAAAATTCATGCTAGGTCCATGTCTGTTGAAAGAGATATTCGTTTTGAACTTTTGGCTAG GTTGTGTCCAAATTCCACTGGAGCTGAAATCAGAAGTGTTTGTACCGAAGCTGGTATGTTCGCTATAAGAGCAAGGAGGAAAGTAGCTACCGAAAAAGACTTCTTAGAAGCTGTAAATAAAGTAATTAAGTCATACGCCAAGTTCTCTGCTACACCAAGATATATGACTTACAATTAA